A genomic stretch from Corynebacterium faecale includes:
- a CDS encoding Ppx/GppA phosphatase family protein — protein sequence MTRFAAVDCGTNSIRLLIADVTDAGIREITRDNKIVRLGKGVDATGELDPEAIERTRVALAEYVDVMEEEGVEVVRMVATAATRDAANREDFFSMTRVLLSRIRPGYQAEVITGEEEAQLSFRGAVADLDPTQGPFCVIDLGGGSTEFIVGTHDGEILGSHSAQMGCVRITERIMRSDPPTPTEVEIARDYVAERIRDVSAIVPISKAKTIVGVAGTFTTISAWVLGLESYDRAAIHLSELNFDALRVITDEIIRESSAQRATNPVVDPGRADVIGGGSVVVQGAIDLAAREAGVNSITISEKDILDGLILGLVEKHGTGK from the coding sequence CCCGGGACAACAAGATTGTCCGTCTGGGCAAGGGCGTCGATGCCACCGGTGAGCTTGATCCTGAGGCCATTGAGCGCACCCGTGTGGCTTTGGCTGAGTACGTCGATGTCATGGAGGAAGAAGGTGTGGAGGTGGTGCGCATGGTTGCCACTGCCGCCACCCGGGATGCCGCCAACCGAGAAGATTTCTTCTCCATGACCCGGGTGCTGCTGTCCCGTATCCGCCCGGGTTACCAGGCGGAGGTGATCACTGGCGAGGAGGAGGCTCAGCTATCCTTCCGCGGTGCCGTCGCAGACCTGGATCCGACCCAGGGCCCGTTCTGTGTGATTGACCTCGGTGGCGGTTCCACTGAGTTCATCGTGGGCACCCATGATGGTGAGATCCTCGGTTCACATTCCGCTCAGATGGGCTGTGTCCGCATCACCGAGCGCATCATGCGCAGCGATCCGCCCACCCCGACCGAGGTGGAGATCGCCCGCGACTATGTTGCGGAACGGATCCGGGATGTCAGCGCCATCGTGCCGATCTCCAAGGCCAAGACCATCGTGGGTGTTGCAGGTACCTTCACCACCATCTCTGCGTGGGTGCTGGGCCTGGAGTCCTATGACCGTGCCGCGATCCACCTCTCCGAGTTGAACTTCGATGCCCTTCGCGTGATCACCGATGAGATCATCCGTGAATCCTCGGCTCAGCGCGCCACCAATCCGGTGGTGGATCCGGGCCGTGCGGATGTCATCGGTGGAGGCTCCGTGGTGGTTCAGGGTGCCATTGACCTGGCCGCCAGGGAGGCCGGTGTCAACTCGATCACCATTTCTGAAAAGGACATTCTTGACGGTCTGATTCTGGGGCTTGTGGAAAAGCACGGCACCGGGAAATAA
- a CDS encoding 3-deoxy-7-phosphoheptulonate synthase, whose protein sequence is MSAPVSLTNPASTSNKRVVAFHDLPSPVELVSSNPLNPHQSEKVERDRQEIADVFAGDDDRLVVVVGPCSVHDPDAAIDYANRLAPLAKRLDQDLKIVMRVYFEKPRTTVGWKGLINDPHLNETYDVAEGLRLARKVLIDVVNLDLPVGCEFLEPNSPQYYADAVAWGAIGARTTESQVHRQLASGMSMPIGFKNGTDGNVQVAIDAVQSAQSPHFFFGTSDHGTPSVVETAGNSNSHIILRGGTDGPNHDAESVARAAGKLGEGARLMIDASHANSGKDHVRQVGVVREIADQIAAGNDAIAGIMIESFLVGGAQNLDPAKLKINGGEGLVYGQSVTDKCVDIDTTVDLLAELAAAVRARRDAATA, encoded by the coding sequence ATGAGCGCCCCAGTATCCCTGACCAACCCGGCATCCACCAGCAATAAGCGTGTGGTGGCCTTCCATGATCTGCCGAGCCCGGTGGAGTTGGTGTCCAGCAACCCACTGAATCCGCACCAGTCGGAGAAGGTGGAGCGTGACCGCCAGGAGATCGCGGATGTGTTCGCCGGTGATGATGACCGCCTCGTGGTGGTTGTCGGCCCATGTTCCGTCCACGATCCGGATGCGGCGATCGATTACGCGAACCGTCTGGCACCTCTGGCTAAACGCCTGGACCAGGACCTTAAGATTGTGATGCGTGTGTACTTCGAGAAGCCCCGCACCACCGTGGGATGGAAGGGTCTGATCAATGACCCGCATCTCAACGAGACCTACGATGTCGCCGAGGGGCTGCGCCTGGCCCGGAAGGTGCTGATCGATGTGGTCAACCTGGATCTTCCTGTGGGTTGTGAGTTCCTGGAACCGAACAGCCCCCAGTACTACGCAGATGCTGTGGCCTGGGGTGCCATCGGCGCCCGCACCACTGAATCCCAGGTGCACCGCCAGCTGGCCTCCGGGATGTCCATGCCGATCGGTTTCAAGAACGGCACTGATGGCAATGTGCAGGTGGCCATTGATGCGGTGCAGTCCGCACAGAGCCCACACTTCTTCTTTGGCACATCTGACCACGGCACTCCATCTGTCGTGGAGACCGCGGGCAACTCCAACAGCCACATCATTCTCCGTGGTGGTACCGATGGGCCGAACCATGATGCGGAGTCCGTCGCCCGGGCCGCTGGCAAACTCGGCGAGGGTGCACGGTTGATGATTGACGCCTCCCACGCCAACTCGGGCAAGGATCACGTCCGTCAGGTCGGGGTGGTGCGTGAGATCGCTGATCAGATTGCTGCGGGCAATGACGCCATCGCCGGCATCATGATTGAATCCTTCCTGGTCGGGGGAGCCCAGAACCTCGATCCGGCAAAGCTGAAGATCAACGGTGGTGAGGGCCTGGTCTACGGGCAGTCCGTCACCGATAAGTGCGTGGATATTGATACCACGGTGGATCTGCTGGCTGAACTGGCTGCGGCCGTGCGTGCCCGCCGTGACGCAGCCACTGCGTAG
- a CDS encoding DUF4307 domain-containing protein, with translation MSTNPNSPSNASDSPERPVSRYRGNRETMATNNWSGKVIAVLAVVIVLALVIALVQFLQRREAETVTGSMGAFERIDDSTFQMDVDVTRENPEVPTYCIVTALAYSHAEVGRREILVEPSSSTVVRITTQIPTREPAVSGGVYGCSTTIPSHMNL, from the coding sequence ATGAGCACTAACCCCAACTCCCCTTCCAACGCCTCCGACTCCCCGGAGCGTCCGGTCTCCCGCTACCGCGGAAACCGGGAGACGATGGCCACCAACAACTGGTCAGGCAAGGTCATCGCAGTTCTAGCCGTGGTCATTGTGTTGGCACTGGTGATCGCACTCGTCCAGTTCCTGCAGCGTCGTGAAGCCGAGACGGTCACGGGATCAATGGGCGCATTCGAGCGTATCGACGACTCCACGTTCCAGATGGATGTGGATGTCACCAGGGAAAACCCCGAGGTTCCCACCTACTGCATCGTCACCGCACTGGCCTATTCCCATGCGGAGGTCGGTCGCCGCGAGATCCTCGTGGAACCGAGTTCATCCACCGTGGTGCGTATCACCACACAGATCCCCACCCGGGAGCCTGCAGTGTCCGGCGGCGTCTACGGTTGCTCCACCACCATCCCATCCCATATGAACCTGTAA
- the greA gene encoding transcription elongation factor GreA, with protein MASAPKQYITPETKAKLEEELNTLIARRPVVAAEINERREEGDLKENAGYDAAREMQDQEEARIKQISEVLANATTERADIVEGVANVGSVVHVYYDGDESDKETFLIGTRAAASENPDLETYSEQSPLGASILGAHEGETREYTTPNGTVVSVTIVAAEPYNSEKAASLRDKN; from the coding sequence ATGGCAAGTGCACCAAAGCAGTACATCACGCCTGAAACCAAGGCCAAGCTGGAAGAAGAGCTCAACACCCTCATTGCCCGCCGCCCCGTCGTCGCCGCTGAGATCAACGAGCGTCGTGAGGAGGGTGACCTCAAGGAGAACGCCGGCTATGACGCCGCCCGTGAGATGCAGGACCAGGAGGAGGCCCGCATCAAGCAGATCTCCGAGGTTCTGGCCAACGCCACCACTGAGCGCGCGGACATCGTCGAAGGTGTGGCCAACGTCGGCTCCGTCGTCCACGTCTACTACGACGGTGATGAGTCCGACAAGGAAACCTTCCTGATCGGTACCCGCGCTGCGGCCTCCGAGAACCCCGATCTGGAGACCTACTCCGAGCAGTCCCCACTCGGTGCCTCCATCCTGGGTGCGCACGAGGGTGAAACCCGTGAGTACACGACTCCCAATGGCACCGTGGTATCAGTTACGATTGTTGCGGCTGAGCCATATAATTCTGAGAAGGCCGCGTCTCTCCGCGACAAGAACTAA
- the glyA gene encoding serine hydroxymethyltransferase: MTDAHHADDVRYQPLSEIDPEVAQAIAGELTRQRDTLEMIASENFVPRSVLQAQGSVLTNKYAEGYPGRRYYGGCEQVDIIEDLARDRAKALFGAEFANVQPHSGAQANAAVLMTLVDPGDKIMGLSLAHGGHLTHGMKLNFSGKLYEVAAYGVDPDTMRVDMDKVREQAIKEQPKVIIAGWSAYPRHLDFAAFREIADEVGAKLWVDMAHFAGLVAADLHPSPVPHADVVSSTVHKTLGGPRSGIIVAKQEYAKKLNSSVFPGQQGGPLMHAIAAKATALKIAGTEQFAERQARTIEGAQILAERLTASDAKAAGVDVLTGGTDVHLVLADLRNSQMDGQQAEDLLHEVGITVNRNAVPFDPRPPMVTSGLRIGTPALATRGFDAAAFTEVADIIGTALSAGKSADLDSLRARVSKLAEQYPLYEGFEDWTIV, encoded by the coding sequence ATGACCGATGCCCACCATGCGGATGATGTCCGTTACCAGCCATTGAGCGAGATCGATCCTGAGGTGGCCCAGGCCATCGCCGGCGAGCTCACCCGACAGCGCGACACTCTTGAGATGATCGCATCCGAGAACTTCGTGCCCCGTTCTGTTCTGCAGGCGCAGGGTTCTGTTCTCACCAATAAATACGCCGAGGGATACCCCGGCCGCCGTTACTACGGTGGTTGCGAGCAGGTTGACATCATTGAGGATCTGGCGCGTGACCGTGCCAAGGCCCTGTTTGGTGCCGAGTTCGCCAACGTCCAGCCACACTCCGGTGCCCAGGCCAACGCAGCGGTCCTGATGACCCTGGTTGATCCGGGTGACAAGATCATGGGCCTGTCCCTGGCTCACGGTGGTCACCTGACCCACGGCATGAAGCTGAACTTCTCCGGCAAGCTCTATGAGGTTGCCGCCTACGGTGTTGATCCTGACACCATGCGCGTGGACATGGATAAGGTCCGTGAGCAGGCCATCAAGGAGCAGCCGAAGGTGATCATCGCCGGTTGGTCCGCCTACCCGCGTCACCTGGATTTCGCTGCCTTCCGCGAGATCGCCGATGAAGTCGGAGCGAAGCTGTGGGTTGATATGGCCCACTTCGCCGGTCTGGTTGCAGCTGATCTGCACCCGAGCCCGGTTCCGCACGCTGATGTCGTGTCCTCCACGGTTCACAAGACCCTGGGTGGCCCACGTTCCGGCATCATCGTGGCGAAGCAGGAGTACGCCAAGAAGCTGAACTCCTCTGTTTTCCCAGGTCAGCAGGGTGGGCCGCTGATGCATGCGATCGCTGCCAAGGCGACCGCACTGAAGATCGCCGGCACCGAGCAGTTCGCTGAGCGTCAGGCCCGCACCATTGAGGGCGCACAGATCCTCGCTGAGCGTCTGACCGCCTCTGATGCCAAGGCAGCAGGCGTGGATGTGCTCACCGGTGGCACCGATGTGCACCTGGTTCTGGCTGATCTGCGCAATTCCCAGATGGACGGCCAGCAGGCCGAGGATCTGCTGCATGAGGTTGGCATCACCGTCAACCGCAATGCGGTTCCTTTCGATCCTCGTCCGCCGATGGTCACCTCCGGTCTTCGTATCGGCACCCCGGCGCTGGCCACCCGTGGTTTCGATGCAGCAGCCTTCACCGAGGTCGCTGACATCATCGGCACCGCGCTGTCCGCTGGCAAGTCTGCGGATCTGGATTCTCTGCGTGCCCGTGTGTCCAAGCTTGCTGAGCAGTACCCGCTGTACGAAGGTTTTGAGGACTGGACCATCGTCTAA
- a CDS encoding Bax inhibitor-1/YccA family protein: MRSSNPVFSSLTDTQRNHGQNPYGGYDQFGGQYQTQAPVKSERSMTVDDVITKTGITLAVIVAFALLNFGIMLFVSPGLSMILTIVGAIGGFITVLVATFGKKYGSAAVTLIYAAFEGLFVGGISLLFSGFLVGQAGAGALIGQAVLGTMGVFLGMLFVYKTGAIKVTPKFNRIITSMMIGVLVLVLGNLLMALLGFGNPLRDGGMLAIVFSLVCIGLAAFSFLTDFDAADRMVREGVPARMAWGVALGLAVTLVWLYTEILRLLSYFRGD, from the coding sequence TTGCGTAGCAGTAATCCCGTTTTCAGTTCACTGACGGACACCCAACGGAACCACGGACAGAACCCTTACGGCGGTTACGATCAGTTCGGGGGCCAGTACCAGACTCAGGCTCCTGTTAAATCTGAACGTTCGATGACCGTGGATGATGTGATTACCAAGACCGGGATCACACTCGCAGTTATCGTTGCCTTCGCACTTCTCAACTTCGGCATCATGCTCTTCGTGAGCCCTGGCCTGTCGATGATCCTCACCATCGTCGGTGCCATCGGTGGTTTCATCACCGTGTTGGTGGCCACCTTCGGCAAAAAATACGGCTCTGCAGCGGTTACCCTGATCTACGCGGCTTTCGAAGGTCTTTTCGTCGGCGGTATCTCCCTGCTGTTCTCCGGGTTCCTCGTGGGTCAGGCAGGGGCCGGCGCACTGATCGGTCAGGCGGTCCTGGGCACCATGGGTGTGTTCCTGGGCATGTTGTTTGTTTATAAGACCGGCGCCATCAAGGTCACTCCCAAGTTCAACCGCATCATCACCTCCATGATGATCGGTGTCCTGGTGCTGGTGCTGGGCAACCTGCTCATGGCCCTGCTCGGTTTTGGTAACCCACTGCGTGACGGCGGCATGCTGGCCATCGTCTTCTCCCTGGTCTGCATCGGGCTGGCAGCGTTCAGCTTCCTCACCGATTTTGATGCAGCTGACCGCATGGTCCGCGAAGGTGTCCCGGCACGGATGGCCTGGGGTGTTGCCCTTGGCCTGGCCGTCACCCTGGTCTGGCTCTACACTGAGATCCTCCGCCTGCTCAGCTACTTCCGAGGCGACTAA
- the coaA gene encoding type I pantothenate kinase produces the protein MAAPLNAKNPGQSASQLPASPNGARGASRVPDFSPYLDFDRPQWRELRKSMPQVLTEEEVVELRGLGENIDLEEVAEVYLPLSRLIHLQVKARQELTAATETFLGASTGSVYPGTHVPFIIGVAGSVAVGKSTTARLLQVLLQRWNTHPRVDLVTTDGFLYPGAELNRRGIMNRKGFPESYDQRALLRFVTDVKSGKYNVKAPVYSHTAYDRVPGEIITVDQPDILIVEGLNVLQTGPTLMVSDLFDFSVYVDARTEDIERWYIDRFLQLRHTAFRRPGAHFKHYADYGDPEATAVAREIWQSINLPNLVENILPTRVRASLVLRKSADHLVERVRMRKI, from the coding sequence ATGGCAGCTCCGCTCAACGCTAAGAATCCTGGACAGTCAGCCAGTCAGCTTCCGGCATCGCCCAACGGTGCGCGGGGGGCCAGTCGTGTCCCTGACTTCAGCCCCTACCTGGATTTTGACCGCCCCCAATGGCGTGAACTTCGTAAATCAATGCCCCAGGTGCTCACGGAGGAGGAAGTGGTGGAGCTCCGTGGCCTGGGAGAAAACATTGATCTGGAGGAGGTGGCGGAGGTATACCTACCTCTGTCCCGTCTCATCCATCTGCAGGTCAAGGCACGTCAGGAATTGACCGCCGCCACGGAAACCTTCCTGGGGGCCTCCACCGGATCCGTGTATCCGGGAACCCACGTCCCCTTCATCATCGGTGTTGCAGGATCAGTGGCGGTGGGCAAGTCCACCACCGCACGTCTACTGCAGGTGCTGCTCCAACGGTGGAACACCCATCCCCGGGTGGATCTGGTCACCACAGATGGATTCCTCTACCCCGGTGCTGAATTGAATCGACGCGGGATCATGAACCGTAAAGGTTTCCCGGAAAGTTATGATCAGCGTGCGCTGCTGAGGTTTGTCACAGATGTGAAATCTGGGAAATACAATGTCAAGGCTCCGGTGTACTCCCACACCGCCTATGACCGCGTGCCGGGTGAGATCATCACGGTGGATCAGCCTGACATCCTCATTGTGGAGGGCCTGAATGTCCTCCAGACCGGGCCGACACTGATGGTCAGTGATCTGTTCGATTTCAGTGTGTATGTGGATGCCCGCACCGAGGACATTGAACGCTGGTACATCGACCGGTTCCTGCAGCTGCGTCACACCGCCTTCCGGCGCCCCGGTGCACACTTCAAACATTATGCGGATTATGGGGATCCGGAGGCCACCGCTGTGGCCCGTGAGATCTGGCAGTCCATCAACCTGCCCAACCTTGTGGAGAACATTCTGCCCACGAGGGTGCGGGCCTCACTGGTGCTCCGCAAGAGCGCGGATCACCTGGTTGAGCGCGTCCGGATGCGCAAAATCTAA
- a CDS encoding flavodoxin domain-containing protein, translating to MSHTIVAFESTYGSTRQYADELAARCGVSAVPLDEAPAQLTAHPDAVLVVLSPVHGPMNAGAKFITDTDLGSRRVALCTVGMTLDDVAVKKDGAARSLGNKADQVTRFYLPGRLNYSELSTAHRTTMWTVVNMLRAKPMKNANDKMMIETFDTDVDRVDASRLDPVVAWTKR from the coding sequence ATGTCCCACACGATTGTTGCGTTTGAATCCACCTACGGATCCACCAGGCAGTATGCAGATGAATTGGCAGCGCGGTGCGGTGTCAGTGCGGTGCCACTGGATGAGGCACCGGCACAACTCACCGCCCACCCCGATGCCGTGCTGGTGGTGCTGAGTCCGGTCCATGGACCCATGAATGCCGGTGCGAAGTTCATCACCGACACCGACCTGGGTTCACGCCGGGTGGCGCTGTGCACCGTCGGAATGACACTGGATGATGTCGCGGTGAAGAAGGACGGTGCAGCCCGTTCACTGGGAAACAAAGCTGATCAGGTCACGCGCTTCTATCTCCCGGGTCGTCTCAACTATTCCGAGCTGTCCACCGCACACCGCACCACCATGTGGACCGTGGTGAACATGCTCAGGGCCAAGCCGATGAAAAATGCCAATGACAAGATGATGATCGAGACCTTTGACACGGACGTTGACCGGGTGGATGCCAGCCGTCTGGACCCGGTTGTCGCCTGGACCAAACGCTAA
- a CDS encoding helix-turn-helix transcriptional regulator yields MNQACLLWCHSGASEVYIGERSFTLVAGDLLFAPEGAVWNPSGAGVILDLSFRAVSITGPARRIHVGQAWAEHMVYEYSRSLFGEREMRGDVAKLFEDRVPTPPLPAPKHARAVAQTLAANPADQTSLEEFAALRGVAARTLQRQFLKSTGYSFSEWRAAQRVSVAASLLAHDFSIAVVANLVGFAATSSLTRAFRRHTNATPSSFTTSSIGMGSAGLPPAIPARTTFAEAQRDQQLWIYSGTATVTTPGYCRFLAQGDMATIPAGTHTRIDVAAGSIAIPVPVGVGEQGMSLRDIVCDAPVAGLTILEQGRWSSLSEELLNTPIPVVL; encoded by the coding sequence ATGAATCAAGCCTGCCTGTTGTGGTGCCATTCGGGCGCTAGTGAAGTCTATATCGGTGAGCGGTCTTTCACCCTCGTTGCCGGGGATCTGCTTTTCGCACCGGAGGGTGCGGTCTGGAATCCTTCCGGTGCCGGTGTGATTCTGGATCTCAGTTTCCGGGCAGTGTCCATCACGGGTCCGGCGCGTCGCATCCATGTGGGGCAGGCATGGGCGGAGCATATGGTCTACGAGTATTCACGCTCGCTGTTCGGGGAGCGGGAGATGCGGGGGGACGTCGCAAAGCTCTTTGAAGACCGCGTGCCCACGCCGCCGCTGCCGGCACCGAAACACGCGCGCGCCGTTGCACAGACCCTGGCCGCGAACCCGGCCGATCAGACCAGCCTGGAGGAGTTTGCCGCGCTGCGAGGTGTGGCTGCGCGCACGCTGCAGCGGCAGTTCCTCAAGTCCACCGGCTATTCCTTCAGCGAGTGGCGCGCGGCGCAACGTGTGAGCGTCGCCGCGAGTCTGTTGGCGCATGATTTCAGCATTGCGGTGGTGGCGAACCTGGTCGGCTTTGCTGCCACCAGCAGCCTGACGCGCGCTTTTCGACGCCACACCAACGCCACCCCCTCCTCCTTCACCACCAGTTCGATCGGCATGGGCAGCGCCGGACTTCCACCTGCCATCCCCGCGCGAACCACCTTCGCGGAGGCTCAACGGGATCAGCAGTTGTGGATCTACAGCGGAACCGCCACGGTGACCACCCCCGGCTATTGCCGATTCCTCGCACAGGGGGACATGGCGACCATCCCCGCCGGCACCCACACCCGCATAGATGTGGCTGCCGGATCCATCGCGATTCCCGTACCTGTGGGGGTGGGGGAGCAGGGTATGAGCTTGCGTGACATCGTGTGTGATGCGCCAGTGGCTGGGCTGACAATCCTGGAGCAGGGCAGGTGGTCAAGCCTCAGTGAGGAGCTCCTCAACACACCCATTCCGGTGGTCTTATAG
- the mca gene encoding mycothiol conjugate amidase Mca, which yields MSGLRLLAIHAHPDDESSKGAATMARYVSEGHKVMVVTCTGGERGDILNPAMDRPGVLENIPAIRRDEMAQAMEILGTEHRWLDYEDSGLPQGDPLPPLPEGCFALADSDEVTRELVGILRDFRPHVIITYDENGGYPHPDHLKVHEVSMLAWDRSGDADYAPELGEAWTPLKLYYSHGFIRQRMQMFHDRLVLMGQPSPYAPMIERWEENKADIMARVTTQVTCDAFFGKRDDALRSHATQIDPAGAFFGTPVEVQRRLWPTEEFELAKTRVKTSIPEDDLFAGIDPDTE from the coding sequence GTGAGTGGTCTACGCCTCCTGGCGATCCACGCCCACCCCGACGACGAGTCCAGCAAGGGCGCTGCCACGATGGCTCGTTATGTCTCCGAGGGCCACAAGGTCATGGTGGTGACATGCACGGGCGGTGAACGCGGTGACATCCTCAACCCCGCCATGGACAGGCCCGGAGTGCTGGAGAACATCCCGGCGATCCGTCGCGATGAAATGGCGCAGGCCATGGAGATCCTTGGTACCGAGCACCGCTGGTTGGACTATGAAGATTCAGGTCTGCCACAGGGCGATCCTCTGCCACCACTCCCGGAGGGCTGTTTCGCCCTGGCAGACAGCGATGAGGTCACCCGTGAACTGGTGGGCATTCTCCGTGATTTCCGCCCCCACGTGATCATCACCTATGACGAGAACGGCGGCTACCCGCACCCTGACCACCTCAAGGTCCATGAGGTGTCCATGCTCGCGTGGGACAGGTCCGGCGATGCGGATTATGCCCCTGAACTCGGTGAGGCCTGGACCCCGCTGAAGTTGTACTACTCCCACGGGTTCATCCGTCAGCGCATGCAGATGTTCCACGACCGTCTGGTCCTCATGGGCCAGCCCAGCCCGTATGCACCGATGATTGAACGGTGGGAGGAAAATAAGGCTGACATCATGGCGCGGGTGACCACCCAGGTCACCTGTGATGCCTTCTTCGGCAAGCGTGATGATGCCCTGCGATCCCATGCCACCCAGATCGACCCTGCCGGTGCCTTCTTTGGGACTCCGGTGGAGGTGCAGCGTAGGCTATGGCCAACCGAGGAATTCGAACTGGCGAAGACCAGGGTGAAAACCTCAATCCCGGAGGATGACCTGTTTGCGGGTATTGACCCGGATACGGAATAG
- a CDS encoding isoprenyl transferase, giving the protein MLNLPRLLYPVYERRLLKELEGAKQPGHVAIMCDGNRRWAREAGFVDVSHGHRVGAKKIGEMVRWCDDVDVKLVTVYLLSTENLGRDEAELDLLYGIIGDVVDELSLPESNCRVRLVGHLDVLPKAFAERLRETVCKTVDNSGVAVNIAVGYGGRQEIVDAVRDLLAAARDEGKDIEGLIDAVDVDSISTHLYTSGQPDPDLVIRTSGEQRLSGFMLWQSAYSEIWFTDTYWPAFRRIDFLRALRDYSQRSRRFGK; this is encoded by the coding sequence GTGTTGAACCTGCCCAGACTGCTTTATCCGGTATATGAACGCCGGCTCCTCAAGGAGCTTGAAGGCGCCAAGCAGCCTGGTCACGTCGCCATCATGTGTGATGGAAACAGGCGGTGGGCTCGTGAGGCTGGTTTTGTGGACGTCAGTCACGGTCACCGGGTGGGTGCCAAGAAGATCGGTGAAATGGTCCGCTGGTGCGATGACGTGGATGTGAAGTTAGTCACGGTCTACCTGCTGTCCACTGAGAATCTCGGCAGGGATGAAGCGGAGCTGGACCTGCTCTACGGCATCATCGGAGATGTGGTGGATGAGCTTTCCCTCCCCGAATCCAACTGCCGTGTCCGACTGGTCGGCCACCTTGATGTACTGCCTAAAGCCTTCGCGGAGCGTCTGCGCGAAACGGTATGCAAAACCGTGGATAACTCCGGTGTGGCCGTCAATATCGCGGTCGGTTATGGGGGCCGCCAGGAAATCGTGGATGCTGTCCGGGATCTGCTGGCCGCAGCCAGGGATGAGGGGAAGGACATCGAGGGCCTCATCGATGCCGTGGACGTGGATTCTATTTCCACCCACCTGTACACCTCCGGTCAACCAGACCCGGATCTGGTGATCAGGACATCAGGGGAACAGCGTCTCTCCGGTTTCATGTTATGGCAGTCGGCCTACTCGGAGATCTGGTTCACTGATACCTACTGGCCTGCATTCCGGCGGATCGACTTCCTCCGGGCACTGCGTGACTATTCGCAGCGCAGCAGGCGTTTCGGAAAATAA